The following nucleotide sequence is from Acidobacteriota bacterium.
ATGGTTTCGGCTACCGCTTTGGCAAGCTCAGTCTTGCCGACACCGGTCGGCCCTAAGAACAGCAGCACCCCATCCGGTTTGTAGAAGTTTTCTTTGAGCTGGCCTTTGTTCAGCCGCAACCGTTGCGCAACCGACCTGACGGCATCTTTCTGTCCGATGACGCGGCGGCCCAGAACTTCTTCCAACGAACGGAAGCGGTCGCTGGTATCGCGGTAAATCAAGTCGCGCGGGATGCGCGATTCCTGCGAAATCACATCAATGATGTGATCGGGCCGCACCTGCATCATGGTCGGTTCGTTGATCTCGACCTTGACGGCGGCGGTGTCGAGCCAGCCGATGACTTTATCGGGCAGGTGCAGGTTGCGAATGTAGCGCGGCGCCATCTCCAACGCCGTGTCAATCGCGGCATCGGTAATTTTGACCGAATAGTTTTTCTCCAGCCGCGAGCGGATGCCGTTCAAAATCTGGCGCGTCTCGCCCAGGCTCGGTTCATCTACTTTCACCAGCCTGAAGCGCCGCGACAAGGCTTCGTCCTCGCCGATGTACTCTTTGTATTCGGTCGAGGTGGTCGCGCCGATGATGCGCAGTTCGCCACGCGCCAACGCCGACTTGAACATATTGGCGGCGTCAGAAGAAGCGCCGATAGCAGAACCCGCGCCAATGATCGTGTGCGCCTCGTCCACGAACAGAATCAGATCGGAGCGTTCCTTGACTTCGGCAATGATGCCTTGCAGGCGTTCTTCAAACATGCCGCGCAGCATGGTGCCCGCGACGATGCCGGACATCTGCAATTGCACGATATGCGCGTTGCGCAAACGCGCGGGCACTTTCAACGGTTCGAGTTCGATCAGCCGGGCCAGCCCCTCGACCACGGCGGTTTTGCCGACGCCGGGTTCGCCAACCAGCATCGGGGAATTGGCGCGCTCGCGGTGACAAAGAATTTCGATCATCTGCTGGATTTCGGCTTCGCGTCCGATAGTCGGCGGCAATTTATCCTGACGGGCGAGTTTGTTGAGCGAAGTGCCGAAGTGTTTCAGATAAGGCGGCAGGTCGTACTTCTTCCGCATCGTCTCATTCTGTTCTTCGCGCGTGCGAATGCTGCGCGAGATGGTGTCAACGGCGTTTTGCGGATCAACGCCCAACCGGCGCAAAATTTCTGCCGGCACGCCCGCCGGGTCGGCAAAGAGCGAGACAAACAAATCAAACGATTCAATCTGCTGACGCCCACTTTGACGAGCGCGTTTGAGCGAGCGGTTGAAGAGATCACGCGCAGTGTCCGTGATGTACATCTTTTTGCCGACGTACTGGCGGTTTTTCACCAACTCCTGTTCGAGCATATGCACGACGGCACGGGACTCCAACCCGACCGATTGCATCGCGTCCTGAAAGAGTTGATGCTCGATGTCTCCGAGGGCGGTGAAAATGTGTTCGACCGAGAGGTAGTTGTGCTCGCGGCGGCGTGATTCCTCAATCGCGCGATAGATCACCTTTTGACCTGTCTCGGAAAACTTGTCAGTCATCGAACCTAAATCAAACACGGCGTTTTCCTCGTTTTGCTATGCCTGTTGCCAGGCGTTGTCCTTTTCTGCAGTTACTGCTCAATTGCAGCGGCACCGCCTCATCAGCTTCGCAAGTGTACCAACCGTCAAGGTAAAACAGAAGGCAAGGGGCCGCCTTTTTTTAGCGGCCCATGCTCATCTGTTTTGAGCCGTTGCTCAGTGATCTTCGCCGCCCGCCATCGGCGCGGCCTGCTCCGGCAACTCGGTGATCACGGCTTCGGTCGTCAGCAGCAAGCCGGCGATGGAGGCGGCGTTCTGCAACGCCGTCCGTACCACTTTGGTCGGGTCAATGATGCCCGCTTCCAGCAAATCTTCGATCTGCCGTTTGGCGGCGTTATAGCCGACCGTTTTCTTTTCGGTGCGCACCTTCCCAACGATGAGGGAGCCATCCTGCCCGGCGTTGACCGCAATCATGCGCATCGGCTCTTCCATCGCGCGACGCAACAGCGCCAGGCCGGTGCGATCATCGCCCGTAGTCGCCGCTTCTAAAGCGGCGACGGCTTTGGCCGCCCGCAACAGCGCGACACCGCCACCGGGCACGATGCCTTCCTGCGCGGCGGCTTTGGTGGCGTGCAACGCGTCATCCACGCGCATTTTCTTTTCCTTCATCTCCATTTCGGTTGCCGCGCCGATTTTGATAACGGCGACGCCACCCGCGAGTTTGGCGACGCGCTCTTGCAACTTCTCACGGTCGTAATCCGAAGTCGTCGTTTCGAGTTGGGCGCGCAAAGATGCCACACGGCCTTGCAAAGCGGACTTCTTCCCCGCCCCTTCGACGATGGTCGTGTTGTCTTTGTCTATCAAGACTTTCTTGGCCTTGCCCAAATCTTCCAAGCCGATGCTCTCAAGCTTGATGCCCAGTTCCTCCGTAATCACGCGGCCACCGGTCAGCACGGCAATGTCTTCCAGCATGGCCTTGCGGCGATCCCCGAAGGCCGGGGCTTTAACAGCGGCCACTTTCAGCACGCCGCGCAGTTTGTTGACGACCAATGTGGAGAGCGCTTCGGCTTCGACATCTTCGGCAATGATGAGGAAGGGACGGCCCGCCTCGGCGACCTTTTGCAAAATGGGGAAAAGCTCGTGCATCGCCGAGATTTTCTTTTCGTGCAGCAAAATCAGCGGTTCTTCCAGCACGCAGGTCAGGGTTTCATTGTCGGTGGCGAAATAAGGCGAGATGTAACCAC
It contains:
- a CDS encoding ATP-dependent Clp protease ATP-binding subunit, with protein sequence MFDLGSMTDKFSETGQKVIYRAIEESRRREHNYLSVEHIFTALGDIEHQLFQDAMQSVGLESRAVVHMLEQELVKNRQYVGKKMYITDTARDLFNRSLKRARQSGRQQIESFDLFVSLFADPAGVPAEILRRLGVDPQNAVDTISRSIRTREEQNETMRKKYDLPPYLKHFGTSLNKLARQDKLPPTIGREAEIQQMIEILCHRERANSPMLVGEPGVGKTAVVEGLARLIELEPLKVPARLRNAHIVQLQMSGIVAGTMLRGMFEERLQGIIAEVKERSDLILFVDEAHTIIGAGSAIGASSDAANMFKSALARGELRIIGATTSTEYKEYIGEDEALSRRFRLVKVDEPSLGETRQILNGIRSRLEKNYSVKITDAAIDTALEMAPRYIRNLHLPDKVIGWLDTAAVKVEINEPTMMQVRPDHIIDVISQESRIPRDLIYRDTSDRFRSLEEVLGRRVIGQKDAVRSVAQRLRLNKGQLKENFYKPDGVLLFLGPTGVGKTELAKAVAETMFGDEQKMVRIDMSEYGDGTVAIEKLIGMPRGIVGSERGGILTEKLRENPYTVLLLDEVEKASPYLLNLFLQAFDEGWLTDGRGKKVYLSDAIIIMTSNLGSENFKKYMKPLGFGQKTTADVAEIKHAVMQAAETRFSPEFRNRIDEIVIFSPLTEDEVKQIALLYLRSTRKQMEQQGKTLRISEAAIDKVVELGFSPAYGARFLKRTIDEKVKLPITNLWKAFNHFVVDVIEGELDVRGE
- the groL gene encoding chaperonin GroEL (60 kDa chaperone family; promotes refolding of misfolded polypeptides especially under stressful conditions; forms two stacked rings of heptamers to form a barrel-shaped 14mer; ends can be capped by GroES; misfolded proteins enter the barrel where they are refolded when GroES binds), which gives rise to MAKEIKFREEARRAMLEGVNILSDAVRVTLGPRGRNVVIDKKFGSPQITKDGVTVAKEIELKNKYQNMGAQMLREVASKTNDLAGDGTTTATVLAQSIYREGLKNVVAGANPMSLKRGIDRGVKAAIAELEGMSKKVKGKEELTNVGTVAANGDRFIGELLAEAMEQVGKDGVVTVEEARTIETSLDIVEGMQFDRGYISPYFATDNETLTCVLEEPLILLHEKKISAMHELFPILQKVAEAGRPFLIIAEDVEAEALSTLVVNKLRGVLKVAAVKAPAFGDRRKAMLEDIAVLTGGRVITEELGIKLESIGLEDLGKAKKVLIDKDNTTIVEGAGKKSALQGRVASLRAQLETTTSDYDREKLQERVAKLAGGVAVIKIGAATEMEMKEKKMRVDDALHATKAAAQEGIVPGGGVALLRAAKAVAALEAATTGDDRTGLALLRRAMEEPMRMIAVNAGQDGSLIVGKVRTEKKTVGYNAAKRQIEDLLEAGIIDPTKVVRTALQNAASIAGLLLTTEAVITELPEQAAPMAGGEDH